The proteins below come from a single Candidozyma auris chromosome 3, complete sequence genomic window:
- the MDG1 gene encoding Mdg1p yields the protein MSSYTFKWPSGPNEVIVTGTFDNWSKSYPLVKQTDGSFELNVPLDRSQQVLYKYVVDGEWTVSEQQKTTEDPSGIKNNVLEPSASTESKKDNSGSKIPEAGGITAASGAAAAAAASSKSDSKDVSTTVMPSTEGKQTTLGEPGIHIPKDKDALAAFETVRDVDPKTLNENKDEEFTKELTPEERKKQKKKLKKTQYKLRKKQQKKAAAVAGGGAVGGAGASATTTGDDENGSYNSDEEKSPEPETENEASVTGAILGAVGGAAAGGVGGALVGALGGATAGHAVETHADSEDATANKAVNDEAPHTLDPGRKAQLDIPGSITGVDRTATNDSNAAATKTKTADTSTSAEYVDTQESQQGGPVGTGVAAIPEAKNAEEGLEKQKENTTDIPLKGDLTSSGAAAVPVTAVYENKKEPSAAGVSSEQAQHIIEENTKSYPAKADNFDTAATPVTAVEKSSEPQVDESKDKSGAAAAGAAGAAGVVGGTAAAQAATAPATQSAEPGVQSHSIQKENAPAAVESSQPRAEGGEVAGVFGSGHAVAPDVGPKEVSAKEVDAAPVTKGDDHRFDAEDEIIIAQGGENVKQVEKRIIEQEGDVSVEQIQPSPSEARRLAEEAHLSKQAQLAAERAQEVASPTNPSSGPVKPEKASSKSAPKSPKKAQKEPNAAQQQATKTKKGFLSKLKNIFK from the exons ATGTCTTCTTACACATTCAAGTG GCCCAGCGGTCCAAATGAAGTTATCGTGACTGGAACATTTGACAACTGGTCCAAGTCCTATCCTCTTGTGAAGCAGACCGatggctcttttgagttAAATGTGCCTCTCGACAGAAGTCAACAGGTGCTTTACAAGtatgttgttgatggtgagTGGACCGTCAGTGAGCAACAGAAGACCACAGAGGACCCATCCGGAATCAAGAACAATGTGTTGGAGCCATCAGCCTCGACAGAGTCCAAGAAGGACAATTCCGGCTCGAAAATACCTGAGGCTGGCGGTATCACTGCTGCTTCCGGAGccgctgccgctgctgctgcttcctCGAAGTCTGACAGCAAAGACGTCAGTACTACTGTCATGCCATCTACTGAGGGCAAGCAGACCACTTTGGGTGAACCAGGAATTCACATTCCAAAGGATAAAGATGCATTGGCTGCATTTGAGACCGTTAGAGACGTCGATCCAAAGACGTTGAATGAAAATAAGGACGAGGAATTTACAAAGGAATTGACACCTGaggagagaaagaagcagaaaaagaaattgaagaaaaccCAGTACAAGCTTCgcaagaagcagcaaaagaaagctgctgctgtcgCTGGCGGTGGTGctgttggtggtgctggagCTTCCGCCACAACTACTGGTGACGACGAGAACGGCTCTTACAACTCCGACGAGGAGAAGTCTCCTGAGCCGGAAACAGAGAATGAGGCTAGCGTCACTGGGGCAATTCTTGGTGCAGTAGGCggcgctgctgctggcggTGTTGGCGGTGCCCTTGTTGGTGCGCTTGGTGGTGCTACTGCCGGCCACGCGGTGGAGACCCATGCCGATAGCGAGGATGCAACTGCCAATAAGGCTGTCAATGATGAGGCCCCTCACACCTTGGATCCTGGTAGAAAAGCTCAACTTGACATTCCAGGCAGTATTACCGGAGTCGACAGAACTGCCACGAACGACAGCAACGCTGCTGCCACAAAGACCAAAACTGCTGACACATCAACATCTGCTGAATACGTTGACACTCAAGAAAGCCAACAAGGAGGACCTGTTGGTACAGGTGTTGCTGCCATTCCTGAAGCCAAGAACGCCGAGGAAGGGCTcgagaagcagaaggaaaACACTACGGACATTCCTCTTAAAGGTGACTTGACCAGCTCCGGCGCAGCTGCTGTTCCGGTCACTGCAGTGTACGAGAATAAGAAGGAGCCTTCCGCTGCAGGGGTGTCATCTGAGCAGGCTCAACATAttattgaagaaaacacaAAGTCATACCCTGCCAAAGCCGACAACTTTGACACTGCTGCCACCCCTGTCACCGCAGTCGAAAAGTCTCTGGAACCTCAGGTAGATGAGTCCAAAGACAAGTCTGGcgcagcagcagcaggcgCGGCAGGTGCGGCAGGCGTTGTTGGTGGAACAGCTGCTGCCCAAGCTGCTACTGCCCCTGCAACACAGTCAGCTGAACCAGGTGTGCAACTGCACTCCATTCAAAAGGAGAATGCTCCGGCTGCTGTTGAATCCTCTCAGCCAAGAGCCGAGGGTGGTGAGGTAGCAGGCGTCTTTGGAAGCGGGCATGCAGTTGCTCCAGATGTCGGCCCGAAAGAGGTCAGTGCAAAGGAAGTCGATGCTGCACCAGTCACTAAGGGAGACGACCACAGATTCGACGCTGAGGACGAAATCATCATTGCTCAAGGTGGTGAGAATGTCAAGCAGGTCGAAAAGAGAATTATTGAGCAAGAAGGCGATGTCAGTGTGGAACAAATTCAACCATCTCCATCTGAAGCAAGAAGATTGGCAGAGGAGGCTCATCTTCTGAAGCAAGCTCAGCTTGCTGCTGAAAGAGCACAGGAAGTTGCTAGCCCTACTAATCCGTCTTCTGGTCCTgtgaagccagagaaggCGCTGCTGAAGAGTGCACCAAAGTCGCCAAAGAAGGCACAGAAGGAACCTAATGCTGCCCAGCAGCAAGCCACAAAGACCAAGAAAGGTTTTCTTTCCAAGCTTAagaacatcttcaagtaA
- the NCR1 gene encoding sphingolipid transporter — MYGNCGKRSVFGASVPCPANVKAVAPSEKTKSLLFSICGEDFPVDSGVCCSYDQLLNLESNLKKAEPLISSCPACRKNFFDFFCKFTCSSDQSTFVEVNKVSDAIDTKKKVVSELTIYTNPKYASDFYDSCKSIKFSASNNLAMDLIGGGAKNYSQFLKFLGDEKPLIGGSPFQINYAYDLPENDKSGLQLNFGKMRACDDEVYKCACSDCPQSCPTLPNFKRFDRRCHVGRLPCFSFAVIIVWIVITLVIGAYHIQLARQKRHQIEQWNRLVSGEEHDTCAHDDAPLIDTHISPRPDEESFLSQQWVEFRETIIERLEHTFAFIGFHCAKFPAITLSVVLLSLVLCCSGLSRLEWETSPVQLWVSPHEPALHNLQFFEENFGEWYRIEQIFVANSDESKPILSWKNLQWWFEKEQELYKLRNEENDTLSIEEFCFKPLGDSCAIQSFSQYFGGNIGYLNENDWAKKLSSCAETPVECLPPFQQPLNKNLLFSSSKILESKAFVVTLLLESDSKNEEYTKRVINYEHSLQSWIKKLQAERPDLKISFSTETSLEEELNQSTNTDVKIVVISYLMMFFYASLALGGRIPSSLAPRTFIKTRFLLGLSGIVIILLSVFSSAGLCAFLGLKSTLIIAEVIPFLVLAIGVDNIFLIVHELHKITESLPDVEIESRISLALRKIGPSCFISAFLQVSMFLLATTVQMPAVRNFAFYSAGAVTVNFLLQISAFISILALDQHRLESGRVDCIPWVQLNNQIEVSEEPQNTHIEYDFSGYIKKSYGPWLLKPSNKRKILSVFLLWLGVSLTLLPSIELGLDQTIALPSSSYLIDYFDSVYKYLNVGPPVFFVINDLDVTERKGQQAICGKFSTCQEFSLANILEQEFKRADASTIAEPASNWLDDFLNWLNPALDQCCRFKKSSFGEEFCAPNTPERQCIPCYSDHNPPYNISMEGLPQGEEFMKFFKQWINEPSDPCPLGGKAPYSSSIKYNKTHIESSYFRTSHTPMRSQKDFIVGFRNALRVTQEIKNYLGERIDVFAFSPFYVFFVQYHTIISLTFETLAFAGVIIWLVSSILLGSIRTATIMVVTVSIILANIGGVMALWSISLNAVSLVNLIICLGLAVEFSIHIARAYLTSKRDDEEEDDLFDSFMNSGDVFLQDSKTASTYKALCQVGGSVLGGITITKFIGITVLAFTRSKIFEVYYFRMWLALVVIAATHSLVLLPILLSMFGEI, encoded by the coding sequence ATGTATGGCAATTGCGGCAAGAGATCCGTCTTTGGCGCTCTGGTTCCATGTCCTGCAAATGTTAAGGCAGTGGCTCCTTCTGAAAAAACGAAATCTTTGCTCTTCCTGATatgtggtgaagatttTCCTGTTGACAGTGGCGTTTGCTGCTCGTACGATCAGTTGCTCAATTTGGAGctgaacttgaaaaaagcTGAGCCCTTGATCAGCTCGTGTCCTGCTTGTCGGAAGaacttttttgatttcttttgcaaGTTCACCTGCTCTTCCGATCAGTCAACGTTTGTTGAAGTGAATAAGGTCTCGGACGCTATTgacaccaagaagaaagtggtaTCCGAATTAACTATCTACACTAACCCAAAGTACGCCTCGGACTTCTACGACTCGTGCAAAAGCATCAAGTTCTCTGCCTCAAACAACTTGGCAATGGACTTGATAGGAGGTGGAGCCAAGAACTACTCGcagttcttgaagtttttgggtGACGAGAAGCCTCTTATCGGTGGCTCACCATTTCAGATTAATTACGCCTATGATTTACCCGAGAATGACAAGTCGGGTCTTCAGCTCAATTTTGGGAAAATGAGGGCTTGCGATGATGAGGTCTACAAATGCGCTTGCTCAGATTGTCCTCAATCATGTCCCACACTTCCAAATTTTAAGAGGTTTGATAGGAGATGCCACGTAGGACGTTTGCCATGTTTCTCATTTGCCGTCATCATAGTATGGATCGTCATCACACTAGTGATTGGTGCTTATCATATACAACTTGCGAGGCAGAAAAGGCACCAAATCGAACAATGGAATAGGCTTGTGAGTGGTGAGGAGCATGACACCTGTGCTCATGATGATGCCCCACTAATTGATACACACATAAGTCCAAGACCAGACGAAGAGTCGTTTCTACTGCAGCAATGGGTTGAATTTCGTGAAACTATTATTGAAAGGCTTGAGCATACATTTGCTTTTATTGGCTTTCACTGTGCAAAGTTTCCAGCTATAACCCTATCCGTTGTGCTTTTGTCGTTAGTGCTATGTTGCAGTGGACTAAGCAGACTTGAGTGGGAAACAAGTCCAGTACAATTGTGGGTTAGCCCCCACGAGCCAGCTTTGCATAACTTGCAATTTTTCGAAGAGAATTTTGGCGAGTGGTACAGAATCGAGCAAATTTTTGTTGCTAATAGTGATGAGAGCAAACCCATCTTATCTTGGAAGAACCTTCAATGGTGGTTCGAGAAGGAGCAGGAACTTTACAAGCTTCGCAACGAAGAGAATGACACACTCTCTATAGAGGAATTTTGTTTCAAACCTCTAGGAGATTCATGTGCCATCCAGTCCTTTTCACAGTACTTCGGTGGAAACATTGGATATCTCAACGAGAACGATTGGGCAAAGAAACTTTCATCTTGCGCGGAAACCCCTGTCGAGTGCCTCCCACCTTTTCAGCAGCCTTTGAACAAAAATCTTTTGTTTTCCCTGAGTAAAATATTGGAGTCGAAGGCTTTTGTCGTCACGCTTTTGCTTGAGAGTGAttccaaaaatgaagaatacACGAAAAGAGTCATTAATTATGAACATTCATTGCAATCTTGGATCAAAAAGCTACAGGCAGAGAGGCCGGATCTTAAAATCTCCTTTAGTACTGAGACATCATTagaggaggagctcaacCAGTCAACAAATACAGACGTCAAGATTGTTGTCATCTCATACTTAATGATGTTCTTTTATGCCTCCTTGGCTCTAGGTGGCAGAATTCCATCCTCTTTGGCGCCCAGAACATTTATCAAAACAAGGTTTTTATTGGGCTTGAGTGGTATCGTCATCATTCTTCTCTCAGTTTTTTCTTCCGCCGGACTTTGTGCTTTCCTTGGACTCAAGTCTACTTTAATTATCGCTGAAGTTATTCCATTCCTTGTGTTGGCTATCGGCGTAGACAATATATTCTTGATTGTTCATGAGTTGCACAAGATAACGGAGTCCCTTCCTGATGTGGAAATTGAATCAAGGATTTCATTAGCATTGCGAAAGATTGGTCCATCTTGTTTCATTAGTGcatttctccaagtcctGATGTTTTTACTCGCTACTACAGTGCAAATGCCTGCGGTCAGAAATTTTGCCTTCTATTCTGCCGGCGCTGTAACCGTGAACTTCTTATTACAAATTTCAGCATTCATTTCCATTCTTGCGTTAGACCAGCATAGGCTCGAAAGTGGCAGAGTTGACTGTATACCTTGGGTTCAATTGAATAATCAAATCGAAGTCAGCGAAGAACCACAAAACACTCACATTGAGTATGATTTTTCAGGCTATATCAAGAAATCATATGGCCCTTGGCTTCTTAAACCATCTAATAAGAGGAAGATCCTCTCTGTTTTCTTATTATGGCTTGGGGTATCCTTGACTCTTTTGCCAAGCATCGAGCTTGGGCTAGACCAGACTATTGCCcttccatcttcttcttattTGATTGATTATTTTGACAGTGTTTACAAATACTTGAACGTGGGCCCACCAGTGTTCTTTGTGATCAATGATCTCGATGTAACAGAGAGGAAAGGACAACAAGCGATCTGCGGTAAATTCTCAACGTGTCAAGAGTTTTCTCTTGCCAACATCTTAGAGCAAGAATTCAAAAGAGCAGATGCTTCTACAATTGCTGAACCGGCATCCAATTGGTTAGATGACTTCTTAAACTGGCTAAACCCTGCACTTGATCAATGCTGTcgtttcaagaagtcttcTTTCGGCGAGGAATTTTGTGCTCCGAATACCCCAGAGAGACAATGCATACCATGTTACTCTGATCACAATCCACCTTACAATATCCTGATGGAGGGTCTCCCTCAGGGTGAAGAATTCATGAAATTCTTTAAGCAGTGGATAAACGAGCCCAGTGATCCTTGTCCTTTGGGTGGAAAAGCCCCATACTCAAGCTCTATCAAGTACAACAAGACTCATATCGAATCAAGTTACTTCAGAACTAGTCACACGCCGATGAGGTCTCAAAAAGATTTCATTGTGGGTTTCAGGAACGCATTAAGAGTCActcaagagatcaagaactACTTAGGAGAGAGAATTGATGTGTTTGCATTCTCTCCATTCTACGTATTTTTTGTCCAATATCACACGATCATCTCACTTACCTTTGAAACTTTGGCATTTGCTGGTGTCATCATTTGGCTAGTCAGCAGCATTCTTTTGGGACTGATTCGCACCGCTACAATCATGGTGGTTACAGTTTCAATAATTCTTGCCAACATTGGCGGCGTTATGGCTTTATGGTCGATTTCTTTGAACGCAGTTAGTTTGGTCAACTTGATAATTTGCCTCGGGCTTGCGGTCGAGTTTTCTATACATATTGCAAGAGCCTACTTGACATCTAAAAgggatgatgaagaggaagacgaCTTGTTTGACAGCTTCATGAATAGCGGTGACGTGTTCTTGCAAGATTCAAAAACAGCGAGCACATACAAGGCATTGTGTCAAGTAGGCGGATCTGTACTTGGAGgcatcaccatcaccaaattCATAGGTATCACCGTGCTTGCCTtcacaagatcaaaaatATTCGAGGTTTACTATTTCAGAATGTGGCTTGCCTTGGTTGTCATCGCAGCCACACACTCACTCGTTTTGTTGCCGATCTTGCTCAGTATGTTTGGTGAAATATAG
- a CDS encoding deoxycytidine monophosphate deaminase — protein MFIAVSGTLSSGKSEVVRYLTFQGFLPVSIKASPSESCISDAANGHSSKHLTGNASYCNGTASSERKEFETFDSLLEHVTTNWRSNFVLSHIDDSESLRALQKRPFFLHLSIDAPLNLRYQRHLLKNGDKGLSRSDFISQSDDLLFNAANPLIEINNQAHIKIVNTSSSLKDLYVKLSELDLLNQERLRPTWDSYFMRLADLAALRSNCMKRRVGCVIVKDNRVVATGYNGTPRNLTNCNEGGCPRCNNGHGSGAALSTCLCLHAEENALLEAGRDRIAGENSILYCNTCPCLTCSIKIVQSGIKQVVYAQSYSMDEHTHKVLSEARVVLRQFTPPKDGIFV, from the coding sequence ATGTTCATTGCTGTGTCTGGGACGCTATCATCGGGAAAGTCAGAGGTTGTCAGATACCTCACCTTTCAAGGGTTTCTCCCTGTTTCAATCAAAGCATCGCCGTCTGAGAGTTGCATTTCAGATGCTGCGAATGGCCATTCCTCAAAGCATCTTACTGGGAACGCAAGTTACTGCAACGGCACAGCTTCGTCAGAGAGGAAAGAGTTTGAAACATTCGACTCCCTTCTTGAACACGTTACCACAAACTGGCGTTCTAACTTTGTGTTGTCACACATCGACGACCTGGAGTCGCTTAgggctcttcaaaagagacctttcttccttcacctCTCCATTGACGCTCCCTTGAACTTGCGTTATCAACGGCACTTACTCAAAAACGGAGATAAAGGATTGAGTCGAAGTGATTTCATTTCCCAATCAGACGATCTATTGTTCAACGCAGCGAACCCTCTCATTGAAATCAATAATCAGGCTCACATCAAGATCGTTAACACGTCCAGTTCCCTCAAGGACCTCTATGTCAAATTGAGTGAGCTTGATCTTCtaaatcaagaaagacttCGACCCACATGGGACTCGTATTTTATGCGTTTGGCCGACTTGGCTGCCCTCAGATCAAACTGTATGAAGCGAAGAGTTGGATGTGTCATAGTGAAAGACAACAGAGTAGTAGCTACGGGATACAACGGTACCCCTAGGAACCTCACGAACTGCAATGAAGGCGGGTGCCCTAGATGTAACAACGGCCACGGAAGCGGTGCAGCTTTATCTACATGTTTATGCTTACACGCTGAAGAGAATGCTTTGCTTGAGGCTGGCAGAGATCGTATCGCCGGCGAGAACTCCATACTATATTGCAATACTTGTCCTTGCTTGACGTGTTCGATCAAAATCGTTCAGAGTGGAATCAAGCAAGTTGTCTATGCACAGAGTTATTCCATGGATGAGCATACACACAAAGTATTGAGTGAAGCTCGCGTTGTGTTGAGACAGTTCACCCCACCGAAAGATGGTATCTTTGTATAA
- the FTR2 gene encoding Ftr2p: protein MVDVFNVQIFFVVFRETLEAVVIVSVLLAFLKQGLGGSTDDPVVYKRLKRQVWVGAILGVLICLILGCAFIGAFYSLGKDIWASSEDLWEGIFCIIATVLISMMGIAMLRINKMKEKWRVKLAQALVKDKTKSRFSLGQWAKKYALFILPFITCLREGLEAIVFVGGVGLNSPASSFPIPVICGLIAGILVGVLLYYSGSTMSMQIFLIISTCILYLISAGLFSRGVWFFETYVYNQKTGGDASENGSGPGTYDISKSVWHVNCCNPETDNGWDVFNSLLGWQNSATYGSVLSYNIYWLAVIVVLFLMMYEEKKGHLPFCKNLTLRSLNPMYHIKGKKKNELSKAEQEELFNRVKNQNMRGEDEDSSESIANKAVEAEEKTTTTNEKTQAI from the coding sequence ATGGTTGACGTTTTCAACGTACAGATATTCTTCGTTGTGTTCAGAGAGACCTTGGAGGCCGTGGTCATTGTCTCCGTGCTTTTGGCCTTTTTGAAACAAGGTCTTGGTGGCTCCACCGATGATCCAGTCGTTTACAAGAGATTAAAGCGACAAGTGTGGGTAGGGGCCATTCTAGGTGTCTTGATCTGTTTGATCCTTGGTTGTGCTTTCATTGGTGCTTTCTACTCCTTAGGCAAGGATATCTGGGCCTCATCTGAAGACTTGTGGGAAGGCATTTTCTGTATCATTGCTACCGTGTTGATCTCAATGATGGGTATCGCCATGTTGCGtatcaacaaaatgaaggagaagtgGAGAGTCAAGTTGGCTCAGGCACTCGTCAAGGATAAGACTAAGTCTCGTTTCAGCTTAGGCCAATGGGCTAAGAAGTATGCCTTGTTCATCTTGCCTTTCATCACCTGTTTGAGAGAAGGCTTGGAGGCCATCGTCTTCGTCGGTGGTGTTGGTTTGAATTCTCCTGCGAGTTCCTTTCCTATCCCTGTCATTTGTGGCTTGATCGCTGGTATCCTTGTCGGTGTGCTCTTGTACTACTCCGGTTCCACCATGTCTATGCAGATTTTCTTGATTATCTCCACTTGTATCTTGTACCTCATTTCTGCTGGTCTTTTCTCGAGAGGTGTCTGGTTCTTTGAGACCTACGTCTATAATCAAAAGACTGGTGGTGATGCTTCTGAAAACGGCAGTGGTCCAGGTACTTACGATATCAGCAAGTCTGTATGGCACGTCAACTGCTGCAATCCTGAAACCGACAACGGTTGGGACGTTTTCAATTCCCTTTTGGGATGGCAAAACTCCGCTACATACGGTTCTGTCCTTTCCTACAACATCTACTGGCTTGCTGTCATCGtggttctcttcttgatgatgtacgaggaaaagaagggtCACTTGCCATTCTGCAAGAACTTGACATTGAGATCCTTAAACCCTATGTACCAtatcaagggcaagaagaagaatgagTTGTCGAAGGCAGAACAGGAAGAATTGTTCAACCGTGTTAAGAATCAGAACATGAGAGGTGAGGATGAGGACTCGTCGGAGTCGATCGCCAACAAAGCTGTCGAAGCCGAGGAGAAGACTACTACTACCAACGAGAAGACTCAGGCTATTTAG
- the ENG1 gene encoding endo-1,3(4)-beta-glucanase: protein MHLRSLALSLPLLLKAVTADEENNEEEQITVTHTNYVTPYCFEEKLKAFTKEDCHTTGIPLVIIYANPEDPIASDHAGHAPAPGAQGTFTSTTAAPSMYGGSRATDAAKSSKISHKTTDCSVCEKVSLIESASVTYSSIIYSANSTQPITVSSSSSNGLPSATGSDPLITAATVSGGSTLTLSSSWDVSSALNATTDSTYGFNLPSDTYASKSAADSSVPSFSSASLFSSSFVTSTLRTSGSASHSTDVRGSASYSTDVLGSAMTESKIKYSNSSSSLVSSLVPSRTSMSSSAMISSSAILSSSAILSSSSSAKMSSSSSSAISSSESASVASKESEAGMLTIRSVPTCHSVSDLFQAIDTSDPSKYYKSGELPVSIPEGISTSSPIGTNSFYANLFLGDQSSMVWTYPYGFHWAKDKYGFAVQHTDPDRRVFGNKNSNGGSEYYYNPILLGEIIFSATRLSKSNNHLSVSDMTQMSANVKLSPDSGKSDNYIELPLVHGMGFATSIYHGDLKARLSTVFAFQTIVKETVASSNNRLVKYRVKLNSGAEWLLFVTLPSKDDSFKLSIQGSDLVANKAVDGLIIQAAFAPSDSSLDNYYYETAGQYVTDAQIEGSIACTSANYKFAYSTKGSSIANKPIIFALPHHLQTLDSSVTTQSTGIQLESTVKGTMHGFLTDALSFSETVNNQIQFLPWVQGMGTSATYSTKQLKLIHETAIKEISGVDIPSTILSVKSTYSMGKLADKYAYILYVLNDIVKDEAAAKSLLKSLKEYYAAWFKNTGIGYPLMHDTKFGGVTSTANNNGDTGADFGSGFYNDHHFHYGYHVHAAALIGHVDKQFGGSWADDNKEQVNMLVRDVANPSKNDKYFPVFRSFDWFQGHSWAKGLFASGDGKDEESSSEDYHFYYGMKLWGNVISDNAMEARGDLILKIMSRAMNSYMLYSSDNTVQPPSIIPNKVSGILFDNKIAYTTYFGQNTEYIHGIHMLPITPASGLIRGANFVKEEWESIISGIIDSVNSGWTGILRLNEALYDGKSSYKFFSSDSFKSSLLDDGQSRTWSLAFSAAVANSQL, encoded by the coding sequence ATGCACTTGCGTTCTCTCGCCTTGCTGTTGCCACTTCTCTTGAAGGCAGTGACagctgatgaagagaataaTGAAGAGGAGCAGATCACTGTTACTCACACCAACTACGTCACTCCTTACTGTTTCGAAGAAAAACTCAAGGCTTTCACCAAAGAGGACTGCCACACTACTGGTATCCCCTTGGTGATCATCTACGCCAATCCAGAGGACCCGATTGCTCTGGACCATGCTGGCCATGCACCAGCCCCTGGTGCCCAGGGAACTTTCACTAGCACCACTGCTGCCCCATCAATGTATGGTGGTTCTCGTGCCACCGACGCTGCCaagtcttcaaaaatttccCATAAGACCACTGATTGCTCTGTTTGTGAGAAGGTGTCTTTGATTGAGTCTGCGCTGGTGACTTACTCTAGCATCATCTATTCTGCAAACTCCACGCAGCCAATTACTGTTCTGTCGCTGTCTTCCAATGGTCTTCCCTCTGCAACTGGCTCAGACCCATTGATCACTGCTGCCACTGTGAGCGGAGGATCAACCCTCACGCTTCTGTCTCTGTGGGATGTGAGCCTGGCCTTGAATGCTACTACTGACTCGACTTACGGCTTCAATCTTCCTTCGGACACTTATGCTTCCAAGTCTGCTGCTGACAGTAGTGTGCCTTCCTTTTCCAGTGCCCTGTTgttctcaagctcttttgtCACCTCGACTTTGAGAACTTCTGGAAGTGCTTCCCACTCGACTGATGTTCGTGGCAGTGCTTCTTACTCGACTGATGTTCTTGGCAGTGCAATGACCGAGTCAAAGATCAAGTACTCTAACAGTTCCTCATCTTTGGTTTCATCTTTGGTTCCTTCTAGGACCAGTATGAGCTCGTCAGCAATGATCTCGAGCTCTGCCATCCTTTCTTCCTCCGCCATCTTgtcctcctcgtcgtccGCCAAAATGAGCTCATCGTCGCTGTCTGCAATTTCGTCATCAGAATCTGCTTCTGTCGCCTCCAAGGAAAGTGAAGCTGGCATGCTTACGATTCGCTCCGTTCCAACCTGCCATTCTGTTTCTGACTTGTTCCAGGCAATTGACACCTCGGATCCTTCCAAGTACTACAAGTCTGGAGAGTTGCCAGTTTCAATCCCTGAAGGCATTTCTACTAGCTCCCCTATTGGTACAAACCTGTTCTATGCTAACTTGTTCCTTGGTGATCAGTCTAGTATGGTCTGGACTTACCCATACGGTTTTCACTGGGCAAAGGACAAATATGGTTTTGCTGTGCAGCACACTGACCCCGATAGACGTGTTTTTGGTAATAAGAACTCCAACGGTGGTTCCGAGTATTACTACAACCccatccttcttggtgaGATAATCTTCTCAGCTACTCGTTTATCCAAGAGCAACAACCACTTAAGTGTCTCTGATATGACACAGATGTCCGCAAACGTGAAGCTTTCCCCAGATAGTGGTAAGAGTGACAACTATATTGAGCTTCCTCTCGTACATGGAATGGGTTTTGCCACTTCCATTTACCACGGTGATTTGAAAGCCCGTTTGTCTACCGTCTTCGCTTTCCAAACTATCGTCAAGGAGACAgttgcttcttccaatAACAGATTGGTGAAGTACAGAGTCAAGTTGAACCTGGGAGCTGAGTGGTTGCTCTTCGTGACTTTGCCATCAAAGGACGActctttcaagcttctgATCCAAGGAAGCGATTTAGTTGCCAATAAAGCTGTTGATGGTCTTATCATTCAGGCTGCGTTCGCACCATCTGACAGCAGTTTGGACAACTACTATTACGAAACTGCTGGACAATATGTTACAGACGCTCAGATTGAGGGTTCTATCGCTTGCACCTCTGCCAACTACAAGTTTGCCTACTCGACCAAGGGTTCCTCGATTGCCAACAAACCTATAATTTTTGCTCTCCCTCATCACTTGCAAACTTTGGACTCAAGTGTGACAACACAGAGTACTGGTATTCAACTCGAGTCCACTGTGAAGGGAACCATGCACGGCTTCTTGACCGATGCCCTTTCTTTCAGTGAGACTGTTAACAACCAGATTCAGTTTTTGCCATGGGTTCAAGGAATGGGTACAAGCGCCACATACTCGACGAAACAACTCAAATTGATTCATGAGACTGCTATAAAGGAGATCTCCGGTGTCGATATTCCTCTGACTATTCTTTCGGTGAAGTCCACCTACTCAATGGGTAAACTCGCTGACAAATATGCCTACATTTTGTACGTTCTTAATGACATTGTGAAGGAtgaggctgctgccaagtccttgttgaagtcatTGAAGGAATACTATGCTGCTTGGTTCAAGAACACTGGAATTGGTTACCCATTAATGCACGACACTAAATTCGGTGGTGTGACTAGCACTGCGAATAACAACGGCGACACCGGTGCCGACTTTGGTTCTGGATTCTACAATGACCATCACTTCCACTACGGTTATCACGTCCATGCTGCTGCTCTCATTGGTCATGTTGATAAACAATTTGGTGGATCTTGGGCTGATGACAATAAAGAGCAGGTTAACATGTTGGTCAGAGATGTTGCTAACCCAAGTAAGAACGACAAGTATTTCCCTGTGTTCAGACTGTTCGACTGGTTCCAAGGTCACTCCTGGGCTAAAGGTTTGTTTGCAAGTGGTGACGGTAAGGACGAGGAATCTTCCTCTGAGGATTACCACTTTTACTACGGCATGAAGTTGTGGGGTAATGTGATTTCGGACAATGCTATGGAGGCTCGTGGTgacttgattttgaaaatcatGAGCAGAGCTATGAACTCCTATATGCTTTACTCAAGTGACAACACCGTCCAGCCACCTTCTATCATCCCTAACAAAGTTTCTGGTATCCTCTTTGACAACAAAATCGCCTACACTACCTACTTTGGGCAGAATACTGAGTACATTCATGGTATCCACATGTTACCCATTACACCAGCCTCTGGGTTGATTAGAGGAGCCAACTTTGTGAAGGAAGAGTGGGAATCTATTATCTCCGGTATCATTGATTCGGTCAATTCTGGATGGACAGGAATTCTTCGTTTGAACGAGGCTCTCTACGATGGTAAATCATCCTACAAGTTCTTTTCCTCCGATAGTTTCAAGTCCTCCCTCTTGGATGATGGTCAGAGTAGGACATGGAGTTTAGCATTCTCCGCCGCTGTTGCTAACAGCCAACTCTAG